The genomic region CCATGCCTCATAGCATTTTTTCAGAATGGTAAACAGGACGCTCAATATTCCGTGATATCCTAAAGATAACGTAACAAGAACACGATGGACATGCTGTTACGAAGTATACTATTTATTGGAtgcgattaaaaaaaaacagttcgtGAATACAGGTATCGACAGCCAATGCCACATATACCTAGGACATTGACTTATCTGAATTATTCATGTTTAATCAACATTACAACGACTGCAAGGGAACTCGAAGTCATTTAGAGTGAGTATATCCGATTTCAATGATTgtaggacaaacggcacccgatttaataattgtttaattattatatgttacagtaattgtttcaataaataattatcttaaagacgatcaAGATTcaaattgttgtgttttttttttatttaatctcgCGTAAAAGTAAATGTTTAGATAtaacggaattatgcatgaaatgatCAAAACTGATAGGTAGTATATTTAGATTATTATCTCGATTGCCCAAGTTGGCGATCAATAGCTAAACAAATAATCGGTTCCTttatacttcaataaatattgacaaagTTATTATCACAGAAACACATACCAACAAAAGTATATTTATCTAAAgtataatacaaatatgttttgtttatgtaatttcagaagaaaaaataaacaagaaaaaagtgtaattacaaaaataaaccaGTATGTGAAATATATGTTAATAGTTTCATTTGCAAAATAAAAGATAGCATTCACTCGTTGTTAAGCACAATTATCGACTTCATTGTCTCTTCCATTTAAGTCAAATATATTGATAGTCATCAATGCCATCTTCTTCAATTGTGGCATCGACttcgttataattattattttcagctcaattcaattTAAGTCCCCGTAAACACCATCatcatctctatcatcttcatcgCCATCTATATCATCTTCATCACCAACGTTACTTCTATGATCTTCATAACCGTTGTCATCACTATAAtcttcatcctcatcctcatctcTTTTATCTTAAAAATCATCGTCATCTTTATCATCGTCATCCtcatcttcatcaacatcgttatctctatcatcttcatcaccatcggTACTCCTATCATTATTACTACCATCAACATCTCCATAATCTTCATCATTAATCTCATCTTGATCATCGTCATCAACATCCTCACTTCTATCATCTACATCATCACCGTTATCTATATCATCCCTATCTCTATCATATTCACCATCATTCTCATCTATATCATCTACAGCAGCATCGTAATCTATATCATCTTCATCTTCTTCCTCGTCTCTAGcatcttcataatcatcatcatctctATCATCTATATCACCATCGTCATCTCTATTATCACCATCCGtatctctatcatcttcatcactATCGTAATCTCTATCGTCTTCATCTTTATCATCTTCTTTATCATTGTAATGTATATAATATTCAACAATAGCGTCATGTAAATCCTCGTCATACATCAAATGAACTATCAACATTGCCATCGTCACCTctatcatcaccatcatgatgGTCATCTCTATCGTCACCGTCATCATTGAAAAGTTGTCTTCTTTGTTTGTGAAAACTTTATAACGCCATCACTATATGATTTTATCCCACtcttacagcgaaatcggttgattaaagccccgtttattaaatttcatctataatcaacggcaaggctataatcaatggcacgataTGACGTCCTTacctgccgaaccgggactactttttcccacgcacctcgtcacctgtatttgccatgTGCATCAATTACAAagacaatctcaaatgtttgtcaattttaatgaccttaaaacaaaggaaagtagttttttgtcatttattgtcattaaaacctagtattaggtaaatttaacactatgcaaataggttctgttgttgttgctcccctttgaagaagtcagttcgagttgctcccctttgaccgtagaaaacaatcgtctggaccaagaaatcctgtgttaatttacaagctgtattcggatatgcgtccatctgatttttcttcaaagcatcttttctacctggcaatacgcacaaatgacactgcatcccggtgattcttgcgtcaacaattgggtgtcaacaagttaggtcagatgctgaaggccatggcaaaagacgccggctttctcaagcacaagagaataacgaaccactcagttcgcaaattcctggtgcacctcgtgatcgactcgatagtttgatatcgtaagtgaattgtgtgtggtgttaggctacgttgtaaacaaatgtagttccttgtatataacaacttaatgtcatattgatatcataaaacttaaagatttgcaattcaatatgataaagttgtaattaataacgctcgacactttgttacagaacgatattctgattaaataaaatgattatttgatcagcggttatttttggaacgcggagtaatacactgaccttggttacactacagtcattatcaaagtacgacaaacactcatgaaaacttattttgtttaaataaaaaagtgtacttaataaaaagtgggataattagaataataggtcagtgttgattatagatcaggtttatcatgcgaggcttagaaaacaaaaagcacgaaaacgaaaaagcactcgccaaggctcgtgctttttgtgttctaagcctcgcatgataaacctgatctataatcaacactaacctattattatCTATATTGGAAATGACGACATGCAAGCTTTATACCATAGTGACGTCATGACGTTATTATACAATCAAAACAAACGTTGGGTATTTTATTTTTCGATTAAATATTAAATGCAGCAACTGATCGAACTGTCAATAAATGGCATCATTGTATTGTACATTTTTCGTCTTGGCTAACTAAGCTTACTGTTAACATAAATTTCTTGTGATTATTTATGTAGCTGGAAAATTGAACGTCAATCAAACTTGCTGAACTTCTTCCATGTGGAAAGCAAATTTATTGCATTTGTTCAACAAAAACCAGTTAAGAAAGCATACTTTTGCAGTAACACAACGTTAATAATGTGTAAATTAAGCGTTTATAATAAGCAATAATAATATCTTTAACACACAAAGTAACACCGAACAATATTTTGCAGAGTTTCttatcaatttattattaataactattttgtTTAGATTATAACTGCGATACAAATAACAATAACGATGTCAATCATAACATACCATAAGTGTTAATATTTATAGATATACTTTTGACGTCCGCAATGGCCGAACTATGTATAgactgtaagaaaataaactaaacaaaagtgtTATTCAGAGTTTCTTGCTTTCCTCGCGATTCAGATCAACGCAAAAGACTAATTCATAAAGTCaatgcatacacattttattcTCATCGCTATTGAATAAATACAATCAGTAGTCAACAGCATCTTGATTCACCCTACGTGACGTTCCAATATTTACCCGTGTTTTACGCGTCCAACGAATCTCGTCTTGGATTGACCGAGTTTTACCGCACGGATGCGAGTCTGTTCTGTCACGGCAAAATGATAGAATCTACATGTTCTTGAAACTACACTCATTGCAGATCAGACAAAAAGTTTAATAATGAGTCCTCAATTTTAAACACGCTTCAAATATCTTCTAAATAATTCTCAATGTGTATCATTTCAATCCGTTGACCTTTAAGTGTGCCCTTGCCCTTGAAGGTGGTACCATTATTGTAGCATGTGGCACATCATCGCATAAAGGGTTGCATTTGACCAAGTTACTTTGAAATCCATCCAAATATGGAcaagttatggctgagacagtAATGTTCGGATGGAcatccggacggacggaaagccGGATCTACGGTATGAATGCTATGTGCCGCCTATTTGGGGCGAAACAAGAAATGCATTTACAAAACTTTCTTTAAGAATCTGATCGAGTCAGAAAGAACTGTTAAATTATACCTAATGCAGTAGTAACTGTTCCATAATTTTCACTGGACACAACATACCTTACCACTGCTATGCTTTATTGAAAATTTTTAAACATTCAtaagtttttactatttcggtaattTACATAGTTATCTCAATTTcattaagagtttaactaaacaAAGGGTTTTTTCTGTTACCTCAACAGTACCACATTTTCATAGTACTAAGTATATCATAAACATGCATATGTTGGTATTgtctagttttttttttcaagtttgtgtgaGCTGATGTTGAGTTTGGTAGCATGATCTTATAGTAGTatctttaataaaatccaaacatggCTTGTATACAAATCGCTTTTAACTTTTTGCGTGTGCATGCAGTTTTCCACATTGTTCAGTTTTACAGTCATTTGTAGTTCTAGTAAATTTCACTGAGATATCTTAAGTATATGTGACAGGTCTTTAGGGTAATACTGCTTTGTTGTAACTTTTTAAGTATCAAACCTAAAAATTGAGACCCAGCTTTCAATTTCGTAAGATAAAAAAAACCTTACGTCTTGGAAGGCAAACTGAACAATTGATGTGTGCTCAATATATATACAGAGGGAACATTCCAGTTTAAGTGTCCCGAAAATCGGCTTCCACAATTCCAGAACCAGatgtcttttgaaaaaaaaaattctgaaatataataacataaaaaaaaactaattaatattttaaaaatagttaattaattagattattatatttaaaaatcacTATGATATAATTAGAAATTGCATTGCAACATGAGATAGTATGTTAGTAAAGTTGTTGATTAACTTACAGATCCATATTTTTCTCCAAGTATTCGACCCTAATCCGCAGTTCCTTGATTTCTTTGTCCTTTTTACTCTCATCATTCTGTGCCTTATTAGGTGTTGGCCCCTTAAGCTTAGGAGGCATTTTGAGGTTTTCTGCATTAATATAAACTACTATACATGTACACGTATACCAATTACTGCAactatttactttttaattaTGTAAAAAGCCCTGCCTCGACCAGTGAACACATAAAAAGTTTGGCCGAATGTCAATGGATAAATTATCACTAATCGACTGTCCTTTTTTATTTGGATaacatcataataattatataaacaaagtgtgtaaaatttgtgtttttgtaacaagATATAAGAGCGCAACGTGTTATGTGTCGATACAATAATAGAATAACATAAGATAGCACAAATACACACAAATAAGGGCTATTGAGTGCGTTCTATGTTTGATTGGCACTGAAAAAATAATTTGCGGTGTTaacagtttttgtttatatttaaaacggtATCTAAATaagtttgaaatatattttaaaggtgCATACTATATATTCAATATCTAATAAGTTAATAACAGCATGTTAGAAACAGTACTTCCATAAGGGCAGCGATAAGAACGTTTCGGCTTGGTTTCATATTGAACTACTTTTATAACAAAGACATTAGCAGTGTCATATGATTAAGGGTATACGCGTTGTTCCTATCAGGTAATATGAGTTATGCATTCGAAAACATGCACGAAAAATGTtatttgaccgttttgtcatgtttcattttcaggtcaaataataaaaacaatgctattgTGTCGATTtttattgataacaaaaatatcacTCCATGTTGTATTTAAGCGTTTTTAGTTTAAATGCAATTACATAATACAAGTACCTTGCATTATAACACACACATTATGTATGATATTAAAGTTGGATGTGCAGATGACGTTTAGTTTCGTTAACATATTTACTATAAATTGTCAGATAATATTGAATACCAAAAACGcttcattttataatgtttaatggTAGTGCATTTAACCGATGTAATCAAGTTGATCTTACCCGTTGTGAAGTCCTGTAAAATGTGTGGACCACTTTGTCTCCACCAAGTGTATATTTACCCAACTACAAGAATCACAAAATAAACCAATATAAATCTAATCCTAGGTTCGTTTTCACATACCCATTTTCAACACTGGTTGATATCAACACTCTTAAAACTTTCCTAGATACTTTACACTTAAGCGTGAATTAaatgggccgtccaacagataaagcgtcgtatcgacgcgaaacgaatTTTTAGGAAACTACTTAcagttaaaaaaatacatcagctctaaacatgagcgtggatggccgagtggtccagGCCTCCAGgaatccaagggtcagtggttcgagccctgttgagggttacttttttccttttttaaattgtatcattttttgttactggagatttttagctcaaatgtttaaattcatcaatataaaacatttaaagcatttaatagcaagctttaatacatgccaaaatctgttggatggCTCCATTAAATAAGTGGAAATGTATTGCAACGATGTTGTATCGATACATAAGCAGAGTACCGAAAACCATATCGGATTtcgtttttaaatacatgtaccaaGCAAGCGAAGCACGAATTTGTTGCAACCTCTTCTCGCGTTCGAATAATGCTACCGTTCTATGTTAAAATATTCAGAATGAACAGTTTAGTAAATCGACCACGCTTACAGGTATAAATATATTCGCTCGTGGGTGCTCTCCCATGTTTATAACGAACGATCAGGTATTTAGATATAAAAGACCGCTTAATCAGTAAGAATATTTGGATAATAACAATAACTTTCAATAGTGTATTTGCACTCATTCTAGTATATTCATGCAGCAGTCATAATTCCTGCAGATTATGGATCTATAACAACAAACCGTACTGATTTAAGAAACAATCCCATTTTAAGAATCTTCTTTATGATTTATTTGCATTTACTGACTTAGTCAACTAAATTGTAAATACCTTCAAACTCTTGCTTAAACACTCGCCCATAAAACTGatcaacataattataaataatcagtAACTAAACTCAGTGGGGACAGAAATTTTCCGTTCGTAAAATTTGGGAAATCCCTTCAGTTTGGCTTAGTTGTAACTATTTTAAGACTTTAGCTTCCCGGTcgagttttttgttttgtttttaagggtCGTTTGAAATGATCAGTGCACAAGGAATCATGAATAAAGGTGCGTAAAGTTTGCACTGATATCGACAATCGACTATCGAGATGGGGCGACTGtcgagctagctctgacatcgacattcgacacaaGTCCCGAATATTGGGCTGAGACGAGTGTCGAGCCAGCACTGACATCGACTTTCGACACAAGTCCTGAATATCGGGCTGGGGCGTATGTTGGGGCAGGCTAGACATTGGCATTCGGCACTAATCCCtgatatcgagctgggacgaatgtcgagctagGTCTGACATccacattcgacactagtcccgaatatcgagctgggatgaatatcgagccagctctgacatccacattcgacactagtcccgaatatcgagctgggatgaatatcgagccagctctgacatcgacattcgacactagtcccgaatatcgagctggggcgaatgtcgagccagctctgacatcgtcaTTTGGaacaagtcccgaatatcgagctgagacgaatgtcgagccagctctgacattgacattcggcactagtaGTCCTGAATATCGAGATGTACGAATGCCGATCTAGCTCTGACATCGAGATTCGACACTAGTACTAAATATCGAGTGAATGTCgagcactagtcccgaatatcgagctggggcgaatgtcggggccagctctgacatcgaaattCGGCACtaatcccgaatatcgagctggggcgaatgtcgagccagctttgaCATCGATTATAGGCAccagtcccgaatatcgagctggggcgaatgtcgagccagctctgacatcgacattcgataCAAGTCGCGAATATCGAGCAtgggtgaatgtcgagccagctctgacatcgacattcgacactagtatcgaatattgagctgggacgaatatcgagccagctctgacatcgacatttggcaatAGTCCCGattatcgagctggggcgaatttcGAGCAAGATCTGACATCGACAATCGGCACTAGTCACGAATattgagctggggcgaatgtcgagccagctctgacatcgacatgcGATAtcagtcccgaatatcgagctggggcgaatttcGAGCTAGATCTGACATCGACAATCGGCACTTGTCACGAATATCGACCTGGGGCGAATTTCGAGCCAGTTCTTACATAGAAATTCGGCACTAGACCCAAATATCGAGCTTTaacgaatatcgagccagctctgacattgacatttggcactagtcctgaatatcgagcttgggcgaatgtcgagccatctctgacatcgacattcgacattaGTCCCGAATATtaagctggggcgaatgtcgatccagctctgacatcgacattcggcacttgtcccgaatataGAGCTGGTGCGAATAAGTGAATTCGATATCCAATATTTTAATAGGGTGAGTTGTCGAGTAATACATAAGGCCAGCGACCGAGCTCACCGTACCCACACAgaagttttttttaccttttgacAGTTAGGGTCCTTCGTAAGAACTTTGCATGAATGACTTCTATATCTTCAGCTTTATGGTAACCCCAAACTTGTGAGCCAAAGTTCAATACCGAACCAACCAGTGTGTCGAATAATTGACATTTCTTTTCAATAGAGAATTCAGCATAATTGATTACTTTAAACAGATTGAATGATGAACATGATGCATGTTGAGCAATGCATGTCTGCGTTCTAAACCAGTTGCCGTTTTTATACAGGGTTATACCTATATATTTAAAAGTGAAAACTGTCTCTATTGGTGAGTCGCCAGTATATATTGGTGATGGGTATGTTTACCGCGTTTAAATATCATAGCTTTTGTTTTTATGTACGTATTTTAAGTCCCCcatttattacaataattatacACACGATTTAGCATTGATTGAACTGATTTTGGTGATTGTGCAAAAAGGTTTTATCTCTAttgtttatgtgtaataatgtattaatcaatcgtaagatatcggcaacattgcaagaacaacttatgcactaaagactttgcaaacatttttcaataacttgagatatctgcaaaaataaagttctgaacGACGTGTTTTTATTCTGTCCAGCTCGTGTGTAAACGTATGTGAACATCATTGATCCTGCGTCCTGAATAATaagtgtcccgtattccaaacgagcaagtttacgccgtccgacgcgtaattctgaaaacctaggttctcagagaaccatGACctccatatccattacaccacggcgaacTTTTGGGTTACTTATTATTTACACTGAACAATTTCTTTCtcatataaatatagataaataaatgGAGACTTTtctcatttgactatattctatGCAAGAtaacgatacaatcattcatccgtgaaaATCAGACGCGTTTGCACGTGGTGCAGttatggtttcatctttttgcacgtgaaaatggtgaaacgcgatattattctctttttatttcaatttcttcattttaggtgggttgatacaccaggaaaacatacaattaatttaagAATCAATATATTTCGAGAGCGCAACAGCGCATGCTACCTTCCccaattttcacaaatttgaaattacttatttactcataaatgttgttagcaaattgtgatttatattttaaaccttgcactagccaaattatatgcaatgtacatgtttgtatCTCAAGCTTATTGTTAACCTTGCTTGAATactttataatatgttttttaatcaatgacactTGACACTTATTACTTATTGCAGCACTTCTACTCATCCCCCCTCTCCATCACCCATCCATGCCTTTCACCATTAATTTCATGTGCCATGTGTAAACTTACACAacttcacaaatacatgtacagtaaagtACTTTTTGTCGTGCAACTTCACTACTGCAGGTCAAATTGACACAATTTAGTACATTATTATATAAAGCTACTTGCTGAAACAATGACATAAAGTCCTTTACTTACGAATCACATGGTCACTGACACAGGACAAACATGGGCATGGTAAATCTGGCCTGACACAACATCGGTCAATGTCACGTGAATGGGTCACTTCACATTTGATCATTACTTCATTTAAACACACCAATTCATACCAAGTAGAATTACATTAACAGACAATTTCGGTCTACAAAATGTAAATCTATACATCACTTTTGAAAATTTAGTTAATATGCGATCTATAAATGAAACACTCTCCACGATTATTCTACAGAAgaaacagtgaaaacacaaacaaaacgcacatttctgacctaattccaaggtttaggtcataataca from Dreissena polymorpha isolate Duluth1 chromosome 5, UMN_Dpol_1.0, whole genome shotgun sequence harbors:
- the LOC127831214 gene encoding prostatic spermine-binding protein-like, whose amino-acid sequence is MTVTIEMTIMMVMIEVTMAMLIVHLMYDEDLHDAIVEYYIHYNDKEDDKDEDDRDYDSDEDDRDTDGDNRDDDGDIDDRDDDDYEDARDEEEDEDDIDYDAAVDDIDENDGEYDRDRDDIDNGDDVDDRSEDVDDDDQDEINDEDYGDVDGSNNDRSTDGDEDDRDNDVDEDEDDDDKDDDDF